In Amyelois transitella isolate CPQ chromosome 5, ilAmyTran1.1, whole genome shotgun sequence, one DNA window encodes the following:
- the LOC106140568 gene encoding ATP-dependent RNA helicase DHX8 isoform X2, translating to MTNLLRIIQHMKPANTSSDTTELDTHKNPLASKFPGLAIPNEKPPVFSSDDESSEEEEDKKIKRVTAKDVFKDESKPIKNDAVVDAAMAELEALAPSKSDAKVEAVRPDIKKDELKESKDRSRKRDSSRDRKSRRSRSRGRRSRSRDRRSRSRDRKRRSRSRHRQRSHSRDRHRSKSRDRHRSKSRERQRSRERDRRRRSKSRERRSRSRGKRSHSRGREDKYSDYTKRPRKRSPEVEMSDDPEPGKIYNGRVANIVPFGCFVQIEGVRKRWEGLVHISQLRSEGRVTNVSDVVSRGDKVKIKVLSVTGQKVSLTMKDVCQESGKDLNPTSHAHLEAEREGRNPDRPAPAAAVLAGLQGALDPDEDSSRKRVTRISSPERWEIKQMISSGVIDKSELPDFDEETGLLPKDEDGEADIEIELVEDEPPFLQGHGRALHDLSPVRIVKNPDGSLAQAAMMQSALAKERREQKMIQREQEMESLPTGLNKNWIDPLPETDGRALAANMRGSGITPQDLPEWKKHVIGGKKSSFGKKTNLSLLEQRQSLPIYKLRDELTKAVADNQILIVIGETGSGKTTQITQYLAECGLTARGKIACTQPRRVAAMSVAKRVAEEFGCRLGQEVGYTIRFEDCTSPETVIKYMTDGMLLRECLMDLDLKSYSVIMLDEAHERTIHTDVLFGLLKQAVQKRPELKLIVTSATLDAVKFSQYFFEAPIFTIPGRTFPVEVLYTKEPETDYLDASLITVMQIHLREPPGDILLFLTGQEEIDTACEILYERMKSLGPDVPELIILPVYSALPSEMQTRIFEPAPPGSRKVVIATNIAETSLTIDGIYYVVDPGFVKQKVYNSKTGMDSLVVTPISQAAAKQRAGRAGRTGPGKCYRLYTERAYRDEMLPTPVPEIQRTNLATTVLQLKTMGINDLLHFDFMDAPPVESLIMALEQLHSLSALDAEGLLTRLGRRMAEFPLEPNLSKILIMSVALQCSDEILTIVSMLSVQNVFYRPKDKQALADQKKAKFNQPEGDHLTLLAVYNSWRNNKFSNAWCYENFVQIRTLKRAQDVRKQLLGIMDRHKLDVVSAGKNTVRIQKTICSGFFRNAAKKDPQEGYRTLVDSQVVYIHPSSALFNRQPEWVIYHELVQTTKEYMREVTTIDPKWLVEFAPAFFKFSDPTKLSKFKKNQRLEPLYNKYEEPNAWRISRVRRRRN from the exons ATGACGAATCTCCTGCGTATAATACAGCACATGAAACCAGCCAATACTTCTTCCGACACCACAGAATTAGACACTCATAAAAATCCTTTAGCATCCAAATTTCCTGGATTGGCAATACCCAATGAGAAACCACCTGTGTTTTCATCAGATGATGAGAGTAGTGAAGAGGAAGAggataaaaagataaaaagagTAACTGCCAAGGATGTTTTCAAAGATGAGTCAAAGCCTATCAAGAATGATGCTGTTGTTGATGCTGCTATGGCGGAATTGGAAGCTTTAGCCCCTTCTAAATCTGATGCCAAAGTTGAAGCAGTCAGACCTGATATAAAAAAGGATGAGCTAAAGGAGAGTAAAGACCGCAGTCGTAAAAGAGACAGTTCTAGGGACAGGAAGAGTAGACGTAGTAGGAGCAGAGGTAGGAGAAGCAGGAGTAGAGATAGGAGAAGTAGAAGTAGGGACAGAAAGAGGAGATCTAGAAGTAGACATCGGCAGAGGTCTCATTCGAGGGACAGACATCGATCTAAATCTAGGGACAGGCATAGGTCGAAGTCTAGGGAAAGGCAGAGATCTAGAGAGAGAGACAGACGCAGAAGGTCCAAGTCAAGGGAGAGGAGGTCGAGGTCACGCGGCAAGAGGTCACATTCTCGTGGCAGGGAGGATAAATATAGTGATTACACAAAGAGGCCGAGAAAACGTAGCCCTGAGGTGGAGATGAGTGATGACCCTGAACCAGGAAAA ATATATAATGGCAGGGTCGCGAACATTGTACCGTTTGGGTGTTTCGTGCAAATAGAAGGTGTGAGGAAGAGATGGGAGGGTTTGGTTCACATATCACAGCTCAGATCTGAGGGAAGAGTCACCAATGTCTCCGACGTGGTGTCTAGAGGGGACAAAGTTAAG ATCAAAGTACTATCAGTGACTGGTCAGAAAGTCTCCCTCACCATGAAGGATGTGTGCCAAGAGAGTGGCAAAGATTTGAATCCCACCTCGCATGCACATTTGGAG GCGGAGCGCGAAGGGCGCAATCCAGACCGGCCGGCCCCCGCGGCGGCCGTGCTGGCGGGGCTGCAGGGCGCGCTGGACCCCGACGAGGACTCCAGCAGGAAGCGGGTCACCAGGATCTCCAGCCCCGAGCGCTGGGAGATCAAGCAG ATGATATCATCGGGCGTCATAGACAAAAGCGAGCTGCCAGATTTCGACGAAGAGACCGGTCTTCTCCCGAAGGACGAAGACGGGGAAGCCGATATCGAAATAGAGTTAGTGGAAGATGAGCCTCCCTTCCTCCAGGGCCACGGGCGGGCCTTGCATGACCTGTCACCTGTCAGGATTGTCAAAAACCCTGACGGATCGCTAGCCCAGGCGGCCATGATGCAATCCGCTCTAGCCAAGGAGAGAAGGGAGCAGAAGATGATACAAAGAGAACAGGAGATGGAGAGTTTGCCAACTGGTTTGAACAAGAATTGGATTGATCCGTTACCAGAGACGGATGGTAGGGCTTTGGCTGCTAACATGAGGGGATCAGGCATCACTCCGCAGGACTTGCCGGAGTGGAAGAAGCACGTGATTGGAGGCAAGAAGTCGTCGTTCGGAAAGAAGACTAATTTGTCGTTGTTGGAACAGaggcagtctctgcctatttATAAGCTTAGGGATGAGTTGACAAAG GCTGTAGCTGACAACCAAATCCTCATCGTTATCGGTGAGACTGGCTCCGGGAAAACCACTCAGATCACTCAGTACCTCGCTGAATGTGGTCTGACCGCTCGAGGGAAGATCGCTTGCACCCAGCCCCGGAGAGTGGCGGCCATGTCCGTGGCCAAGCGAGTGGCTGAGGAGTTCGGCTGTCGCCTGGGGCAGGAGGTGGGCTACACCATCCGGTTCGAGGACTGCACCAGCCCCGAGACCGTCATCAA ATACATGACAGACGGCATGTTACTCCGCGAGTGTCTCATGGACCTGGACCTGAAGTCCTACTCCGTGATCATGCTGGACGAGGCCCACGAGCGCACCATCCACACGGACGTGCTGTTCGGCCTCCTCAAACAAGCCGTCCAGAAACGACCTGAACTCAAACTCATCGTCACCTCAGCCACCTTGGACGCTGTCAAGTTCTCCCAATACTTCTTCGAAGCACCCATCTTTACAATACCCGGAAGAACCTTCCCCGTAGAAGTCTTATACACGAAAGAACCAGAAACAGACTACCTGGATGCGTCTCTTATAACCGTTATGCAGATACACCTGAGAGAACCGCCCGGAGatatactgttatttttgacCGGTCAAGAGGAAATCGATACCGCTTGCGAGATTTTGTACGAGAGAATGAAGTCTCTAGGGCCGGACGTGCCCGAGCTGATCATTCTGCCGGTGTACTCGGCTCTGCCTTCGGAAATGCAGACCCGCATCTTCGAACCGGCCCCGCCCGGCTCCAGGAAAGTGGTGATAGCCACCAACATAGCGGAGACGTCGCTGACGATAGACGGCATATATTACGTGGTGGACCCCGGCTTTGTGAAGCAGAAAGTGTACAATTCTAAGACTGGAATGGACTCGCTGGTTGTAACTCCAATCTCGCAG GCAGCAGCCAAGCAGCGGGCCGGTCGAGCTGGTCGGACGGGGCCCGGGAAATGTTACCGACTGTACACAGAGAGGGCCTACAGAGACGAGATGCTGCCCACGCCCGTGCCGGAGATACAGCGCACCAACCTCGCCACCACA gtGTTACAACTGAAGACGATGGGCATCAACGATCTGCTTCACTTCGATTTCATGGACGCGCCGCCCGTGGAGTCTCTCATCATGGCTCTCGAGCAACTGCACTCGCTGTCCGCCTTGGATGCCGAGGGGCTACTCACTAGACTCGGGCGGAGG aTGGCCGAGTTCCCCCTAGAGCCGAACCTGTCAAAGATTCTCATCATGTCGGTGGCCCTGCAGTGCTCCGACGAAATACTCACGATCGTGTCTATGCTCAGCGTGCAAAACGTCTTCTACCGGccaaaa gacAAACAAGCCCTCGCCGACCAGAAGAAAGCCAAGTTCAATCAGCCCGAAGGCGACCATCTCACCCTGCTTGCGGTGTACAACAGCTGGCGGAACAACAAGTTCTCGAACGCGTGGTGCTACGAGAACTTCGTGCAGATTCGAACCCTGAAGAGAGCTCAGGATGTGAGGAAACAGCTGCTGGGCATCATGGATAG GCACAAATTGGACGTGGTCTCCGCCGGCAAGAACACTGTCCGTATTCAGAAGACGATCTGCTCGGGCTTCTTCAGGAACGCCGCGAAGAAGGACCCCCAGGAGGGGTACCGCACCCTGGTGGACAGCCAGGTGGTCTACATCCACCCGTCCAGCGCGCTGTTCAACCGGCAGCCTGAATG GGTAATCTATCACGAGCTGGTGCAGACTACCAAGGAGTACATGCGCGAAGTCACCACCATAGATCCAAAATGGCTGGTAGAATTCGCGCCGGCCTTCTTCAAGTTCTCAGACCCAACTAAACTGTCTAAATTCAAGAAGAACCAGAGACTTGAACCTCTTTACAATAAGTACGAGGAACCCAACGCCTGGAGAATATCGAGGGTGCGAAGAAGAaggaattaa
- the LOC106140568 gene encoding ATP-dependent RNA helicase DHX8 isoform X1, with amino-acid sequence MDEVAKLEHLSLVSKVCTELDNHLGLNDKDLAEFIIDLADKNPNFDDFKKALIENGAEFSDSFMTNLLRIIQHMKPANTSSDTTELDTHKNPLASKFPGLAIPNEKPPVFSSDDESSEEEEDKKIKRVTAKDVFKDESKPIKNDAVVDAAMAELEALAPSKSDAKVEAVRPDIKKDELKESKDRSRKRDSSRDRKSRRSRSRGRRSRSRDRRSRSRDRKRRSRSRHRQRSHSRDRHRSKSRDRHRSKSRERQRSRERDRRRRSKSRERRSRSRGKRSHSRGREDKYSDYTKRPRKRSPEVEMSDDPEPGKIYNGRVANIVPFGCFVQIEGVRKRWEGLVHISQLRSEGRVTNVSDVVSRGDKVKIKVLSVTGQKVSLTMKDVCQESGKDLNPTSHAHLEAEREGRNPDRPAPAAAVLAGLQGALDPDEDSSRKRVTRISSPERWEIKQMISSGVIDKSELPDFDEETGLLPKDEDGEADIEIELVEDEPPFLQGHGRALHDLSPVRIVKNPDGSLAQAAMMQSALAKERREQKMIQREQEMESLPTGLNKNWIDPLPETDGRALAANMRGSGITPQDLPEWKKHVIGGKKSSFGKKTNLSLLEQRQSLPIYKLRDELTKAVADNQILIVIGETGSGKTTQITQYLAECGLTARGKIACTQPRRVAAMSVAKRVAEEFGCRLGQEVGYTIRFEDCTSPETVIKYMTDGMLLRECLMDLDLKSYSVIMLDEAHERTIHTDVLFGLLKQAVQKRPELKLIVTSATLDAVKFSQYFFEAPIFTIPGRTFPVEVLYTKEPETDYLDASLITVMQIHLREPPGDILLFLTGQEEIDTACEILYERMKSLGPDVPELIILPVYSALPSEMQTRIFEPAPPGSRKVVIATNIAETSLTIDGIYYVVDPGFVKQKVYNSKTGMDSLVVTPISQAAAKQRAGRAGRTGPGKCYRLYTERAYRDEMLPTPVPEIQRTNLATTVLQLKTMGINDLLHFDFMDAPPVESLIMALEQLHSLSALDAEGLLTRLGRRMAEFPLEPNLSKILIMSVALQCSDEILTIVSMLSVQNVFYRPKDKQALADQKKAKFNQPEGDHLTLLAVYNSWRNNKFSNAWCYENFVQIRTLKRAQDVRKQLLGIMDRHKLDVVSAGKNTVRIQKTICSGFFRNAAKKDPQEGYRTLVDSQVVYIHPSSALFNRQPEWVIYHELVQTTKEYMREVTTIDPKWLVEFAPAFFKFSDPTKLSKFKKNQRLEPLYNKYEEPNAWRISRVRRRRN; translated from the exons CCGAGTTTATCATAGATTTAGCGGACAAGAATCCAAATTTTGACGATTTTAAGAAGGCATTGATTGAAAATGGGGCCGAATTTTCTGACTCATTCATGACGAATCTCCTGCGTATAATACAGCACATGAAACCAGCCAATACTTCTTCCGACACCACAGAATTAGACACTCATAAAAATCCTTTAGCATCCAAATTTCCTGGATTGGCAATACCCAATGAGAAACCACCTGTGTTTTCATCAGATGATGAGAGTAGTGAAGAGGAAGAggataaaaagataaaaagagTAACTGCCAAGGATGTTTTCAAAGATGAGTCAAAGCCTATCAAGAATGATGCTGTTGTTGATGCTGCTATGGCGGAATTGGAAGCTTTAGCCCCTTCTAAATCTGATGCCAAAGTTGAAGCAGTCAGACCTGATATAAAAAAGGATGAGCTAAAGGAGAGTAAAGACCGCAGTCGTAAAAGAGACAGTTCTAGGGACAGGAAGAGTAGACGTAGTAGGAGCAGAGGTAGGAGAAGCAGGAGTAGAGATAGGAGAAGTAGAAGTAGGGACAGAAAGAGGAGATCTAGAAGTAGACATCGGCAGAGGTCTCATTCGAGGGACAGACATCGATCTAAATCTAGGGACAGGCATAGGTCGAAGTCTAGGGAAAGGCAGAGATCTAGAGAGAGAGACAGACGCAGAAGGTCCAAGTCAAGGGAGAGGAGGTCGAGGTCACGCGGCAAGAGGTCACATTCTCGTGGCAGGGAGGATAAATATAGTGATTACACAAAGAGGCCGAGAAAACGTAGCCCTGAGGTGGAGATGAGTGATGACCCTGAACCAGGAAAA ATATATAATGGCAGGGTCGCGAACATTGTACCGTTTGGGTGTTTCGTGCAAATAGAAGGTGTGAGGAAGAGATGGGAGGGTTTGGTTCACATATCACAGCTCAGATCTGAGGGAAGAGTCACCAATGTCTCCGACGTGGTGTCTAGAGGGGACAAAGTTAAG ATCAAAGTACTATCAGTGACTGGTCAGAAAGTCTCCCTCACCATGAAGGATGTGTGCCAAGAGAGTGGCAAAGATTTGAATCCCACCTCGCATGCACATTTGGAG GCGGAGCGCGAAGGGCGCAATCCAGACCGGCCGGCCCCCGCGGCGGCCGTGCTGGCGGGGCTGCAGGGCGCGCTGGACCCCGACGAGGACTCCAGCAGGAAGCGGGTCACCAGGATCTCCAGCCCCGAGCGCTGGGAGATCAAGCAG ATGATATCATCGGGCGTCATAGACAAAAGCGAGCTGCCAGATTTCGACGAAGAGACCGGTCTTCTCCCGAAGGACGAAGACGGGGAAGCCGATATCGAAATAGAGTTAGTGGAAGATGAGCCTCCCTTCCTCCAGGGCCACGGGCGGGCCTTGCATGACCTGTCACCTGTCAGGATTGTCAAAAACCCTGACGGATCGCTAGCCCAGGCGGCCATGATGCAATCCGCTCTAGCCAAGGAGAGAAGGGAGCAGAAGATGATACAAAGAGAACAGGAGATGGAGAGTTTGCCAACTGGTTTGAACAAGAATTGGATTGATCCGTTACCAGAGACGGATGGTAGGGCTTTGGCTGCTAACATGAGGGGATCAGGCATCACTCCGCAGGACTTGCCGGAGTGGAAGAAGCACGTGATTGGAGGCAAGAAGTCGTCGTTCGGAAAGAAGACTAATTTGTCGTTGTTGGAACAGaggcagtctctgcctatttATAAGCTTAGGGATGAGTTGACAAAG GCTGTAGCTGACAACCAAATCCTCATCGTTATCGGTGAGACTGGCTCCGGGAAAACCACTCAGATCACTCAGTACCTCGCTGAATGTGGTCTGACCGCTCGAGGGAAGATCGCTTGCACCCAGCCCCGGAGAGTGGCGGCCATGTCCGTGGCCAAGCGAGTGGCTGAGGAGTTCGGCTGTCGCCTGGGGCAGGAGGTGGGCTACACCATCCGGTTCGAGGACTGCACCAGCCCCGAGACCGTCATCAA ATACATGACAGACGGCATGTTACTCCGCGAGTGTCTCATGGACCTGGACCTGAAGTCCTACTCCGTGATCATGCTGGACGAGGCCCACGAGCGCACCATCCACACGGACGTGCTGTTCGGCCTCCTCAAACAAGCCGTCCAGAAACGACCTGAACTCAAACTCATCGTCACCTCAGCCACCTTGGACGCTGTCAAGTTCTCCCAATACTTCTTCGAAGCACCCATCTTTACAATACCCGGAAGAACCTTCCCCGTAGAAGTCTTATACACGAAAGAACCAGAAACAGACTACCTGGATGCGTCTCTTATAACCGTTATGCAGATACACCTGAGAGAACCGCCCGGAGatatactgttatttttgacCGGTCAAGAGGAAATCGATACCGCTTGCGAGATTTTGTACGAGAGAATGAAGTCTCTAGGGCCGGACGTGCCCGAGCTGATCATTCTGCCGGTGTACTCGGCTCTGCCTTCGGAAATGCAGACCCGCATCTTCGAACCGGCCCCGCCCGGCTCCAGGAAAGTGGTGATAGCCACCAACATAGCGGAGACGTCGCTGACGATAGACGGCATATATTACGTGGTGGACCCCGGCTTTGTGAAGCAGAAAGTGTACAATTCTAAGACTGGAATGGACTCGCTGGTTGTAACTCCAATCTCGCAG GCAGCAGCCAAGCAGCGGGCCGGTCGAGCTGGTCGGACGGGGCCCGGGAAATGTTACCGACTGTACACAGAGAGGGCCTACAGAGACGAGATGCTGCCCACGCCCGTGCCGGAGATACAGCGCACCAACCTCGCCACCACA gtGTTACAACTGAAGACGATGGGCATCAACGATCTGCTTCACTTCGATTTCATGGACGCGCCGCCCGTGGAGTCTCTCATCATGGCTCTCGAGCAACTGCACTCGCTGTCCGCCTTGGATGCCGAGGGGCTACTCACTAGACTCGGGCGGAGG aTGGCCGAGTTCCCCCTAGAGCCGAACCTGTCAAAGATTCTCATCATGTCGGTGGCCCTGCAGTGCTCCGACGAAATACTCACGATCGTGTCTATGCTCAGCGTGCAAAACGTCTTCTACCGGccaaaa gacAAACAAGCCCTCGCCGACCAGAAGAAAGCCAAGTTCAATCAGCCCGAAGGCGACCATCTCACCCTGCTTGCGGTGTACAACAGCTGGCGGAACAACAAGTTCTCGAACGCGTGGTGCTACGAGAACTTCGTGCAGATTCGAACCCTGAAGAGAGCTCAGGATGTGAGGAAACAGCTGCTGGGCATCATGGATAG GCACAAATTGGACGTGGTCTCCGCCGGCAAGAACACTGTCCGTATTCAGAAGACGATCTGCTCGGGCTTCTTCAGGAACGCCGCGAAGAAGGACCCCCAGGAGGGGTACCGCACCCTGGTGGACAGCCAGGTGGTCTACATCCACCCGTCCAGCGCGCTGTTCAACCGGCAGCCTGAATG GGTAATCTATCACGAGCTGGTGCAGACTACCAAGGAGTACATGCGCGAAGTCACCACCATAGATCCAAAATGGCTGGTAGAATTCGCGCCGGCCTTCTTCAAGTTCTCAGACCCAACTAAACTGTCTAAATTCAAGAAGAACCAGAGACTTGAACCTCTTTACAATAAGTACGAGGAACCCAACGCCTGGAGAATATCGAGGGTGCGAAGAAGAaggaattaa